One window from the genome of Labeo rohita strain BAU-BD-2019 chromosome 10, IGBB_LRoh.1.0, whole genome shotgun sequence encodes:
- the zpld1a gene encoding zona pellucida-like domain-containing protein 1a, which translates to MLDETEGKRGRELEAFSDESKEIAPTLSCSGIEMERLCVILLLVSKTFMVNAQFNGFNCDANFHSRFPAERDISVYCGVQTITLKINFCPVLFSGYTDTDLALNGRHGDAHCRGFINNNTFPTVVLFSISLSTLEACGNSLVVSTAQGPNAYGNLSLVQIGNIAGYIDTPDPPTVISYLPGLLYKFSCSYPLEYLVNNTQLASSAAAISVKDSNGTFVSTLNLLLYNDSTYVHHLAIPVSGLTLKTRVFAAVKATNLDRRWNVLMDYCYTTPSGNPNDELRYDLFFGCDKDPQTTVFENGKSQMGRFSFEVFRFVKHKNQKMSTVFLHCVTKLCRSDDCPLLLPICGKRKKRNTSERTAVASDNAVMTAGPIITRSDETPTNNSQIAQLNSPPFKMNSVTSALISAIAILAVMSMCFFILSLSLLKGKYTPPTPLSGTHNPAFS; encoded by the exons ATGCTAGATGAGACAGAGGGCAAAAGAGGACGAG AACTAGAAGCATTTTCTGATGAATCCAAAGAAATTGCTCCTACATTGTCTTGCTCAGGCATTGAAATGGAACGTTTGTGTGTGATTCTGCTGCTTGTAAGTAAAACTTTCATGGTGAATGCGCAATTCAATGGGTTCAACTGTGATGCCAACTTCCACAGCCGCTTCCCCG CTGAGCGGGACATCAGCGTGTATTGTGGAGTCCAAACCATTACGCTGAAGATTAATTTTTGCCCGGTGCTTTTTTCTGGCTACACCGACACTGACCTGGCGCTGAACGGGCGGCACGGGGATGCCCACTGCCGAGGGTTCATTAACAACAACACGTTCCCGACGGTTGTGCTGTTTAGCATCAGTCTCAGCACGCTGGAAGCCTGTGGAAACTCACTTGTG GTCTCTACGGCTCAGGGGCCCAACGCCTATGGGAATCTCTCCTTGGTCCAGATTGGGAATATAGCAGGATACATTGACACTCCGGATCCCCCGACGGTTATCAGCTACCTACCGGGACTGCTTTACAAGTTCAGTTGTAGTTACCCTCTGGAATACTTGGTTAACAATACACAGCTTGCTTC GTCGGCTGCAGCGATATCAGTGAAGGACAGCAATGGCACTTTTGTGAGCACGCTGAATTTACTTCTATACAAC GACTCCACATACGTCCATCATCTTGCCATCCCAGTGTCTGGACTCACTCTGAAGACGCGAGTGTTCGCCGCCGTAAAAGCCACCAACCTAGACAGAAG GTGGAACGTTTTGATGGACTACTGTTACACGACTCCTTCTGGGAATCCTAATGATGAGCTCCGATACGATCTTTTCTTTGG ATGTGATAAGGACCCACAGACAACGGTGTTTGAGAACGGGAAGAGCCAGATGGGCCGCTTCTCCTTCGAGGTGTTCCGCTTTGTCAAGCACAAGAACCAGAAAATGTCCACCGTCTTTCTGCACTGTGTGACCAAGCTGTGTCGCTCTGATGACTGCCCCCTGCTCTTGCCT ATCTGTGGTAAGAGGAAGAAAAGGAACACGTCGGAAAGAACTGCTGTTGCCTCTGACAATGCAGTCATGACTGCCGGGCCCATCATCACTCGAAGTG ATGAAACTCCCACCAATAATTCCCAAATAG caCAGTTAAACAGCCCTCCATTCAAAATGAATTCAGTGACGAGCGCCTTGATTTCTGCCATCGCGATCCTCGCCGTTATGAGCATGTGTTTCTTCAtcctgtctctgtctctgctgAAAGGGAAATATACGCCACCAACACCTCTATCAGGAACCCACAACCCAGCGTTCAGCTAA